The Natrinema amylolyticum genome includes the window GGCGGCGGCTACATCGGCATCGAGATGGCCGAGGCCCTCGCGGCGAACGGGTTCGAGGTGAACCTCTTCCAGCGCGGCGACCGCGTCCTGAAAGGGTTCAGCGACGAAACGAGCGAGTACGTCGCCGATCACCTCCGAGAGGAGGACGTCGCGCTCCATCTCGATGCCGAGGTCCGGGAACTGTCGGGCGGAGAGCGGGTCGAGGCGGTCGTCACGGCCGACGGCCGAATCGAGGTCGAGATGGTGCTGATCGGAACCGGCGTTCGGCCTCGAACGGAGCTCGCCGAGGCGGCCGGGATCGAACTCGGCGAAACCGGGGCGATCGCGACCGACGCCTATCGCGAGACGAGCGCGCCCGACGTCTACGCGGCGGGCGACTGCGCCGAGGCCACCCACGTCGTCACGGGCGAGCCGGCGTACGTTCCGCTGGCGCTGACCGCCAATCGACACGGCCGCGCGGTCGGACAGACGGTCACCGGGACCCCGACCGAGGGCGGCGATATTGCCGGTACGGCGGCGGTCAAGGCCTTCGACGTCGAAGCCGCCCGAACCGGCATTCTGGACCCCGACGAGGCCCGCGCGGCCGGGTTCGATCCGGTGACCGAGACAGTGACGGCGAAATCGCGGGCGGGTTACTACCCCGACGGCGGGAACGTGACGATCACGCTGACCGCCGACCGCGACTCCGAGCGCGTCCTCGGCGCGAGCCTCGTCAGCGAGTACGGCGAGGGTGCAGTCCACCGCAGTCACGCGATCGTCGCCGCGCTTTCGGAGGGGGCCACCGTCGCAGACCTGGAGAACTACGATCTCGCGTACGCGCCGCCGTTCAATACCACGTGGGATCCGATCCTGGTCGCCGCAAAGGTGCTCGCCGAATCGGTACGGGAGACCGAGTCCGATCCGTGACCGCCTCGCTATCCGACCGCCGACGGCGCTCGAGGGGAGCGACGAGACGGGATCGGGAACTACCAAGTAGCTCTCCGACGACGGATCAAACCCTCATGACTGCCGACGACATCGAACCGCTCGCGGAGGTCGATCGACCGTGACCGACGGTCGTCTGTCACGCGCCAAGACACGGATCGGGGACCGTCTCGAGGGGCTTCGCTGGTGGGTTGCCTTACGAGTCGGCGGCGCGCCGCGATGTGCAGAGTGCGGCGACGAGGCGGCGTGGATCGCCGAAGCGGAGGCAGAACCGCGCTGTTTCAAGCACATTCCGAGCGAGGGAATGGACGCGATCCGGGATGTCGAACCCGAGGATTGCTTCACCGATTGGGACGAGGCGTCCGCCGACGCCTGATCGCGCTCAGGGCCTCCTCGAGGTGAACGCCGTCGCGACGGCGTCGACGTTCGTCCGGTCGGCTCCGAAGGACCATTCGCGACCGGCGTCGATGGGATTCGACCGACCCGACAGTAACGACGCAACCGATTCACACACTGATCGCACAGCCATCGTGCGATCGGGAGCGCAGTGACTATCAGTGGATCCTGTCGCCAGGCGCTACGCTCGGCTCGAGGTACCGCACTCTCGATCCGTGCCATTCGTGCCGTGGACTGCTCGCCGAAGACACGGCGGGATTCGACCACTCGACGGTCCGATGGCTGTTCTGAACGCCGTTACCGGTAGTTTCGAAATGGCTGGCTCGAGCCATTAATTCAAAACATTAATTATAGGATGATTGTAACTCTGTGAGGAATGCAACGACGAACGCTGTTAGCGGGGGGCGGGACCGTACTCTCGGCGCTGGTCGCTGGCTGTGCGGCCGACGAGATCGAGAATATCGATGGTGGGACGCGCGATAACCCGAGTGAAAGCGACGGAGAGTTTCTCGGATCGGCAGATCTGGAAATCGTCGATCACGAGATGGTCCTCGACGAGGAGGGATACGGTACGGACGTCTACGTAGAGGCGACGGTCGAAAACAACGGTTCGACCCCGAGTGGAGACGTCGATCTCCGGGTCGATTGGTACGATTCTGATGGGAATTATCTCGACAACGATACGGCCCAATTGACGTCACTCGGAGACGGCGAACGGTGGGTGGCCCGCGTGTACAACCTCCTCACGGACGAGGCGGATATCGACGACTACGAACTCGAGGGCGAATTCAGTGAAGACGCCTACGAGCCGACCGATGAGTTGTCCCTCGTCGGGAGTTCGATGAACGTCGTGGACGAGGAGTTCGGAGATGGCGAGTTGAACGTTCGGGGAGAGGTCAGCAACGACAGCGATGCCGCACAGAGTTATGTCGAGGCCGTCGCGAAGATATACGACGACGACGGGAACGTCTTGGGCGACGACCGGACGAACATCACCGACCTTCCCGGCGGGGAGACGTGGGCGTTCACCATCGACTACTTCTCGCGAGACGTGGACAATCGCGCCGGCGAGGCCGCCGATCACGAGATCCTGATCAAAGACTCGCCGTGGTAACGGCCGTACTGCCGGTTTAATCGCGGTCTCGATCGGGTCATCCCGTTCTGTCGCTCTCTCGACTCGAGATATGGATGGAAAGCATGCTCGGGTGGGCTCCGAACCGCGGAAATACTCGCTTCGCTCGTCTTTCCCGCCTTGCGTCGCTCACGGAAGACCGCCGGGTTCGGAGCGGATCGGACATGCTTCTCGGCATTGTCACTCGTCTTCGACTCGTGACGTTCGTGAGAAGCATGCCCGGGGAGGGATCCACACCCGATCTTTACATGCCCATACTTATAGTATAAGTTATGACCTCGAATCCGGGCCAGTCGATCAAACGCCTCCGAGAGCGGATCGACGAGATCCAGGACATGAGCGAGGCCGACGCTGAGGCCCTTCGCCGTATGTCCGATCGAATCCGCATCCTCGGCCCATCGAAGTACAGCGACTTCGCTCACGAAAAGTACCTCATGCGAGCAGTGAAGATGGCTCAGGAGGTCGGTGGTCTCGCCGACGCTCTCGAGGACCGCGATGCCGCCGAACGTCTCGTCGCCTGGATCAACACCGAGAAGGCCAACTCGCCGGAGACCAACAAAGACTACCGCGTCACCCTCCGGCAGTTCGGGAAACTCGCTAGCGACGACGACGTTGACGAAATCCCCGAGAGCCTCGAGTGGGTCCCAGGCGGCTATCCCAGCAACTACGATCCCGCACCGGACCCCGGCGACATGCTCCGCTGGGAAGAGGACATCCTCCCGAT containing:
- a CDS encoding FAD-dependent oxidoreductase, whose amino-acid sequence is MSDPFVVVGGDAAGMSAASKARRDDPDRDIVVFEKGEWVSYGACGLPYYVKGEIQSLEDLVSVTPEEFREERDIDLRTGHEVVEIDTDERTVTAEGDSGRVVQPYGHLLIATGSEAVVPPIDGTDREGVYTLGSMSDGKELREYVARARDGEDLQQPDRGPACRYLEDCTGPVAVVGGGYIGIEMAEALAANGFEVNLFQRGDRVLKGFSDETSEYVADHLREEDVALHLDAEVRELSGGERVEAVVTADGRIEVEMVLIGTGVRPRTELAEAAGIELGETGAIATDAYRETSAPDVYAAGDCAEATHVVTGEPAYVPLALTANRHGRAVGQTVTGTPTEGGDIAGTAAVKAFDVEAARTGILDPDEARAAGFDPVTETVTAKSRAGYYPDGGNVTITLTADRDSERVLGASLVSEYGEGAVHRSHAIVAALSEGATVADLENYDLAYAPPFNTTWDPILVAAKVLAESVRETESDP
- a CDS encoding FxLYD domain-containing protein, giving the protein MQRRTLLAGGGTVLSALVAGCAADEIENIDGGTRDNPSESDGEFLGSADLEIVDHEMVLDEEGYGTDVYVEATVENNGSTPSGDVDLRVDWYDSDGNYLDNDTAQLTSLGDGERWVARVYNLLTDEADIDDYELEGEFSEDAYEPTDELSLVGSSMNVVDEEFGDGELNVRGEVSNDSDAAQSYVEAVAKIYDDDGNVLGDDRTNITDLPGGETWAFTIDYFSRDVDNRAGEAADHEILIKDSPW